The Armatimonadota bacterium genome has a window encoding:
- a CDS encoding glycosyl hydrolase family 65 protein, with protein MNYNDWIITNTDTTAHALEAANSVFTISNGYLAVKGNLLERREGRCPTTIVAGIFGEADMTSSIPPNGAECRYLDAGLFDEPKLRPSVANLPNPLYISVRVDGEELTLESCVVSDFRQFLDLRTGEYRYRFEITPKNGRTFAILMERIACMERINTVAMRYTVTSIDYSGPVAIRAGVDASVRSNLHGEKQFDIIQASPESVRVRLAGSGAEVETRTHSRISGVKARDRAVEVDAFFGVEWDFDIGTGRQVVVEQIATVTTSEDERLEIPIVPRHDKMGLHESGYDHALSENWAWWDKAWERADVEIEGDDLAQRYIRFCLFQLISAAPRHTDKLSVPCKLLTGEWYQGSVFYDTDLYILPFYTFVMPEVAKRCLNYRYLGLDNGRAIAKRLGYAGAKFAWQSGPSGEEVLGPWYRFVHTNIHIDSDVAYALNLYKNATADSGFMREKRIDILVESARFYASRAVRDGEVYHLKDVSGPDEGHCESTDNFYTNVMAAKTLRWAAGTLDQLSQESPESAAAVKKRLHIGDGEPDAWRRVANGLRLIFDPATKVYEQYDGFHALKPIPPGFREDQKEWWFTVHPYQAIHQPDVVMAMTLLREDYPDDVYAANRDFYGERSMDFSSMSHVIHCLAAKDVGDMDEAYRQFIITAGEDLDESLTGRGDTADGLHGTATGGAWMAAVFGFGGVRLTDAGLTINPALPAHWKALRFNIWLRGEKLRFEVTQTTLRITVGNDASLEMPAVIFGQKTTLRSGETFETMSS; from the coding sequence GTGAACTATAACGATTGGATCATCACGAACACGGATACAACGGCCCACGCTCTGGAAGCGGCGAACAGCGTCTTCACCATCTCGAACGGCTACCTGGCGGTGAAAGGCAATCTGCTTGAGCGCCGCGAAGGTCGCTGCCCAACGACCATCGTGGCCGGCATCTTCGGCGAAGCGGACATGACGTCGTCCATCCCGCCGAACGGCGCTGAATGCCGCTACCTTGACGCTGGCCTGTTCGACGAACCGAAACTCCGCCCATCGGTTGCCAACCTGCCGAACCCGTTGTACATCAGTGTCCGTGTCGATGGGGAGGAATTGACGCTCGAATCATGTGTAGTCTCGGACTTCAGGCAGTTCCTCGATCTCCGCACGGGGGAATACCGCTACAGGTTCGAGATCACCCCGAAGAACGGTCGGACGTTCGCCATCTTGATGGAGCGCATCGCGTGCATGGAGCGTATAAACACGGTGGCGATGAGATACACCGTTACCTCCATCGATTACTCCGGCCCGGTCGCTATCCGCGCGGGAGTGGACGCCTCGGTTCGCTCCAATCTTCACGGCGAGAAGCAGTTCGACATAATTCAAGCCTCGCCCGAGTCGGTCAGAGTCCGCCTGGCCGGCAGTGGCGCCGAGGTTGAGACGCGCACGCACAGCCGAATCAGCGGGGTGAAGGCGAGGGACCGAGCGGTAGAGGTAGACGCGTTTTTCGGCGTGGAGTGGGACTTCGACATCGGAACCGGCCGGCAGGTGGTGGTGGAGCAAATTGCCACGGTCACGACTTCCGAGGATGAACGCCTCGAAATCCCCATAGTCCCGAGGCACGATAAGATGGGGCTGCACGAATCCGGTTACGACCATGCTCTTTCCGAAAACTGGGCCTGGTGGGACAAGGCGTGGGAACGGGCGGACGTAGAGATCGAGGGCGATGACCTGGCCCAGCGCTATATCCGTTTCTGCCTGTTCCAGCTCATTTCCGCTGCTCCGCGTCATACGGACAAGCTGAGCGTCCCCTGCAAACTGCTGACGGGAGAGTGGTACCAGGGCAGCGTGTTTTACGACACGGACCTCTACATCCTCCCGTTCTACACCTTCGTGATGCCCGAAGTGGCAAAAAGGTGCCTGAACTACCGTTATCTCGGTCTTGATAACGGCCGCGCCATCGCGAAGCGCCTGGGTTACGCCGGCGCCAAGTTCGCGTGGCAGTCGGGGCCGAGCGGTGAAGAGGTGCTCGGGCCGTGGTACCGCTTCGTTCACACGAACATACACATCGACTCGGACGTAGCCTACGCGCTGAACCTGTATAAGAACGCAACCGCGGATTCTGGTTTCATGCGTGAGAAGCGGATCGACATCCTGGTTGAGTCGGCGCGATTCTACGCATCCCGCGCCGTGCGGGACGGTGAAGTATATCACCTGAAGGACGTCTCCGGTCCCGATGAGGGCCACTGCGAGAGCACGGACAACTTCTACACGAACGTCATGGCCGCGAAGACCTTGAGATGGGCCGCCGGCACACTGGACCAACTCTCGCAGGAAAGCCCCGAAAGCGCTGCCGCGGTGAAGAAGCGTCTGCACATCGGCGATGGAGAGCCGGATGCATGGCGCCGTGTGGCGAATGGCCTTCGCCTTATCTTCGACCCGGCGACAAAGGTGTACGAACAGTACGACGGTTTTCACGCGCTGAAGCCGATCCCGCCGGGCTTCCGGGAGGACCAGAAGGAGTGGTGGTTCACCGTCCACCCGTACCAGGCAATCCACCAGCCGGACGTGGTCATGGCGATGACCCTGCTGCGGGAGGACTATCCCGACGATGTTTATGCCGCCAACCGCGATTTCTACGGGGAGCGGAGTATGGATTTCTCCAGCATGAGCCACGTCATTCACTGCCTCGCGGCGAAGGACGTCGGCGACATGGACGAGGCGTACCGCCAGTTCATCATCACGGCGGGGGAGGATCTGGACGAAAGCCTGACGGGACGGGGGGACACGGCGGACGGCCTGCACGGCACCGCCACGGGCGGCGCGTGGATGGCGGCGGTGTTCGGATTCGGCGGCGTGCGGCTGACCGACGCAGGCCTGACCATTAATCCAGCCCTGCCGGCGCACTGGAAAGCGCTTCGTTTCAATATCTGGCTGCGCGGCGAAAAGCTTCGCTTCGAGGTCACACAGACAACGCTGCGCATAACCGTCGGCAACGATGCGTCGCTGGAGATGCCGGCCGTAATCTTCGGGCAGAAAACAACGCTCAGGAGCGGAGAAACGTTCGAAACGATGTCATCCTGA
- a CDS encoding HAD-IA family hydrolase, translating into MIKAVFLDRDGVICHRHERRSEERNRAAAEMLGRPDLHITAEDEIRIFWKAHKETPATQVVTPEQEDAFWWRWGELLLSAQGMADGADAARELCARYPYYSMLEAYPDVSRTLEALRKRGYRLAIISNTFPSLKASIEAMDLGEYFVAFVSSALAGVEKPDPAIYRIALETIGVSAEESVFVDDLAENADAARELGFTSFRLDRRSEHADWDAWTIHSLDDVVMYLEEHGEL; encoded by the coding sequence ATGATAAAGGCCGTATTCCTGGACCGCGATGGCGTGATCTGCCACCGGCACGAACGGCGCTCAGAGGAGCGCAATCGCGCCGCCGCCGAGATGCTCGGCCGCCCGGACCTTCACATCACCGCCGAAGACGAGATCCGCATCTTCTGGAAAGCGCACAAAGAGACGCCGGCGACGCAGGTCGTCACGCCGGAGCAGGAAGACGCGTTCTGGTGGCGCTGGGGCGAACTCCTCTTGTCCGCGCAGGGTATGGCCGATGGCGCGGATGCCGCTCGCGAGCTTTGCGCGCGCTACCCCTACTACTCAATGCTCGAAGCGTACCCGGACGTTTCGCGTACGCTTGAGGCCTTGCGGAAGCGCGGATACCGCCTCGCTATCATCAGCAACACGTTCCCATCGCTGAAGGCCTCCATCGAAGCCATGGACCTCGGCGAGTATTTCGTTGCGTTCGTTTCAAGCGCTCTCGCGGGCGTTGAGAAACCCGACCCTGCCATCTACAGGATCGCGCTGGAGACGATTGGCGTCTCGGCCGAGGAATCGGTGTTTGTGGACGATCTGGCCGAAAACGCGGACGCAGCGCGTGAACTCGGGTTCACTTCATTCCGTCTGGACCGGCGGAGCGAACACGCGGACTGGGACGCCTGGACGATCCACTCGCTGGACGATGTGGTAATGTACCTGGAGGAGCACGGTGAACTATAA
- a CDS encoding glycoside hydrolase family 2 TIM barrel-domain containing protein: MMTRMLLFLCLMLIAGMVMAQVAAATWHAAKAPLMTRWAKAVSPRNALPEYPRPQMVRKDWLNLNGLWELSILADERGTVASNHQILVPYPVESALSGVMERAERLRYHRTFEIPQAWAGQRVILHFGAVDWQAKVSINGAMVMEHEGGYDGFSVDITDHLTASKQDLVVEVFDPSDGGNQPRGKQVNKPGGIFYTPCTGIWQTVWLEPVPQSSIRQLIITPDVENSCLRLRVRVDGSEGVVVRAVARDGNRNVGAAEGAPGEEMKVPVPNAKLWSPSSPFLYGLNVSTRRNGKPADSVRSYFGMRSIDIRKVNGIPRMMLNGKPVFQVGPLDQGFWPDGIYTAPTDAALKYDIAIAKKLGFNMIRKHVKVEPERWYYWCDKMGMLVWQDMPSGDNKSEESRRQFERELQRMVRGRHNNPCIIMWVPFNEGWGQYDTERIAPWVKSLDPSRLVNNASGWTDAGVGDTFDTHSYPAPKSPAPVWPRVAVVGEFGGLGLPVRNHTWTKKAWGYQTLKDRNALTAEYVDLFRQVWALKDDPGICAVVYTQTTDVETECNGILTYDRAIIKMDSAAVRAANTGQIPPPQVKNEAAP; encoded by the coding sequence ATGATGACTCGAATGCTGCTGTTTCTCTGCCTGATGCTTATCGCCGGAATGGTGATGGCGCAGGTTGCCGCGGCCACATGGCACGCGGCAAAAGCTCCGCTGATGACACGCTGGGCCAAAGCCGTTTCACCGCGCAACGCTCTGCCCGAATATCCCCGTCCTCAGATGGTTCGCAAGGACTGGCTCAACCTGAACGGCCTGTGGGAGCTTAGCATCCTCGCGGACGAACGCGGCACGGTCGCATCCAATCACCAGATACTGGTCCCCTACCCTGTGGAGTCCGCGCTGTCCGGGGTGATGGAGAGGGCGGAGCGCCTGAGGTATCATCGTACGTTTGAAATACCGCAGGCGTGGGCCGGTCAACGCGTAATCCTGCACTTCGGCGCGGTTGATTGGCAGGCGAAGGTATCGATCAACGGTGCCATGGTGATGGAACACGAGGGCGGCTATGACGGGTTCAGCGTGGACATCACGGACCACCTTACTGCCAGCAAGCAGGACCTGGTTGTCGAGGTGTTCGATCCGTCGGATGGCGGCAATCAGCCGCGTGGCAAGCAGGTGAACAAGCCCGGCGGCATCTTCTACACCCCGTGTACCGGCATCTGGCAAACCGTATGGCTCGAACCGGTTCCGCAATCCAGCATCAGGCAGTTGATCATCACCCCGGACGTCGAAAACTCCTGCCTCCGTCTCCGTGTGCGCGTGGATGGCAGCGAAGGAGTCGTGGTTCGCGCCGTGGCGAGGGATGGCAATCGAAACGTGGGCGCCGCTGAGGGCGCTCCCGGCGAAGAGATGAAGGTTCCCGTTCCTAACGCCAAGTTGTGGTCGCCGTCTTCGCCATTCCTGTACGGGCTTAACGTGTCCACGCGCCGGAATGGCAAGCCTGCGGACTCCGTTCGCAGTTACTTCGGCATGCGGTCGATTGATATCCGGAAGGTCAATGGCATCCCGCGTATGATGCTGAACGGCAAACCGGTATTCCAGGTAGGCCCGCTGGACCAGGGCTTCTGGCCGGACGGGATCTATACCGCTCCAACGGACGCAGCGCTGAAGTACGATATCGCGATCGCGAAGAAACTCGGATTCAATATGATCCGCAAGCACGTCAAGGTCGAACCGGAGCGGTGGTACTACTGGTGCGACAAGATGGGCATGCTTGTCTGGCAGGACATGCCCTCAGGGGATAACAAATCGGAGGAATCCAGACGGCAGTTCGAACGGGAACTTCAGCGGATGGTTCGAGGGCGGCACAACAATCCGTGCATCATCATGTGGGTGCCCTTCAATGAAGGCTGGGGCCAGTATGATACGGAACGGATTGCGCCGTGGGTGAAATCGCTGGACCCGAGCCGCCTGGTGAACAACGCCAGCGGCTGGACCGACGCCGGTGTGGGCGATACCTTTGATACTCACAGTTACCCTGCTCCGAAATCGCCCGCGCCCGTTTGGCCGCGCGTGGCGGTTGTGGGGGAGTTCGGCGGATTGGGCCTCCCGGTGCGCAACCATACGTGGACGAAGAAGGCGTGGGGATACCAGACGCTGAAGGATCGCAACGCCCTCACGGCCGAGTACGTGGACCTCTTCCGCCAGGTTTGGGCGCTGAAGGACGATCCGGGCATCTGCGCCGTGGTGTACACTCAGACAACCGACGTCGAAACCGAGTGCAACGGCATCCTCACGTATGACCGCGCGATCATCAAGATGGATAGCGCTGCCGTCCGCGCCGCCAACACAGGGCAGATTCCGCCGCCGCAGGTGAAGAACGAGGCGGCTCCGTAA
- a CDS encoding RHS repeat-associated core domain-containing protein: protein MPYMNHVNQLGTNNASAGWQYVSGTDVLLDEADWPATNDLTALPDMVLTGPDKVGSEAVVRNHIFDDSGTGYPSDGLYRTVGESMTGTSGDNYDYAYTLDDVGNRTQVDTASNTFTYSYDTIGLNQLYEVWDTGTIDDAFSYESAGNLEYIMQYNDPSPGGNLYWFSYSPANQLTAIDEYGGTYGPTGSFVYDGLGRLVTKTDAAGHVDHLFYDGSHLAYETRSGTSNAVAYQWAGGMLLSQKQTTATSSHVYWYLEDTHGNVVGLVDGANNNTPVAQYIYDAFGNLLPSSFENQAAMPISNPLRYRGMPGYHYLGEIPGTTTNTQHTFYTAGARTYDAGTGRWLQEDPIVGIRSDPLSFNRYLYCDANPAMNDDPLGLATVQRMGFLDCLNWLMDPDNDPAWRFLQISDLGTGAYFGSFVGGARAGAVAVGVLAGGGGLVRPNQYAGGPISWIICVSIGPVRFVDPGSFEPSRLHDEIWRREGKTIPEN from the coding sequence ATGCCGTACATGAATCACGTCAACCAACTAGGGACTAACAATGCGTCCGCCGGTTGGCAGTACGTAAGCGGTACCGATGTGCTGCTGGATGAAGCAGACTGGCCCGCGACTAATGACCTTACCGCCCTGCCGGACATGGTATTGACCGGTCCCGATAAGGTTGGTTCCGAGGCGGTAGTACGGAATCACATCTTTGACGACAGTGGTACCGGTTACCCGTCTGATGGGCTCTACAGGACAGTTGGGGAATCGATGACCGGAACTTCCGGTGACAACTACGACTACGCTTACACGCTCGACGATGTAGGCAACCGCACACAGGTCGATACCGCGTCGAACACATTCACGTACTCCTACGACACGATCGGCCTGAACCAACTCTACGAGGTCTGGGACACCGGCACGATCGACGACGCATTCTCCTACGAATCCGCCGGCAATCTGGAGTACATTATGCAGTACAATGACCCATCTCCAGGGGGCAACCTGTACTGGTTCTCGTATTCCCCGGCCAACCAACTAACCGCTATCGATGAATACGGAGGGACCTACGGCCCAACAGGAAGTTTCGTCTATGATGGCCTTGGGCGCCTTGTCACAAAGACGGATGCCGCCGGCCACGTTGACCATCTGTTCTACGATGGTTCGCATCTGGCGTACGAAACCCGATCCGGCACCTCCAACGCCGTAGCCTACCAGTGGGCGGGCGGCATGCTGCTCTCCCAAAAACAAACCACCGCCACCAGCAGCCATGTCTACTGGTACTTGGAAGACACTCACGGCAACGTGGTGGGGCTGGTGGACGGCGCGAACAACAACACACCGGTTGCCCAGTACATTTACGACGCCTTCGGCAACCTACTGCCAAGCTCGTTCGAGAATCAGGCGGCAATGCCCATCTCCAACCCGCTGCGCTACCGCGGCATGCCGGGCTATCATTACCTCGGTGAGATTCCTGGCACGACAACCAATACGCAGCACACCTTCTACACCGCCGGCGCAAGAACGTACGACGCGGGAACCGGCCGGTGGCTTCAAGAAGACCCGATTGTGGGAATCAGGTCTGACCCCTTGTCCTTCAACCGGTACCTCTATTGCGATGCCAACCCGGCAATGAACGATGACCCACTGGGGCTTGCGACGGTGCAGCGCATGGGCTTTCTTGACTGCCTGAATTGGCTAATGGACCCTGATAATGATCCGGCGTGGCGATTCTTACAGATATCTGATCTAGGTACAGGCGCTTATTTTGGCAGCTTTGTCGGTGGGGCAAGAGCTGGCGCTGTTGCAGTTGGTGTGTTGGCGGGTGGTGGCGGCCTTGTCCGTCCAAACCAATACGCCGGTGGCCCCATTAGCTGGATAATCTGCGTGAGCATAGGCCCAGTACGGTTCGTTGATCCAGGTTCGTTCGAGCCCTCGCGTTTGCACGACGAGATCTGGCGCCGGGAGGGGAAAACGATTCCTGAAAACTGA
- a CDS encoding redox-sensing transcriptional repressor Rex — MDCVSCCGLFDCGQCRYRDEGNCFGCRQGNSFLEAWGRTPCTIYSCVHAQGITDCQACTNAECMQRGKLEHVCPLRAGIDERDQWVWRVARHIEHREVGGSTLPRLPLKTLMRFRWYVTALGDFAEHDIDIISSRELADKVGVGAPMVRKDLSYVGDLGTPGLGYQVSYLQERLHQLLEHQTCLLAWVGAEWLSNLLTTFAPAVDLNFRIVAAFDTRPEWIGKKVGQWEVLPLSDLGAVFSNGNVDGAVLALPEFASRVADELVEAGARGILNMTPSTLSLPPHVSVRQVDLVGEMMALAMTVSDDTRLPRTRQPARPFGARAAGRQSPAAVSAMPELTRQSQ, encoded by the coding sequence GTGGATTGCGTCTCGTGCTGCGGGCTGTTCGATTGCGGGCAGTGCCGATACCGTGATGAGGGTAATTGCTTCGGGTGCCGTCAGGGCAATTCTTTCCTGGAGGCGTGGGGACGGACCCCCTGCACGATTTACTCATGCGTTCACGCCCAGGGCATCACCGACTGCCAGGCGTGCACGAACGCGGAGTGCATGCAGCGGGGGAAGCTGGAACACGTATGCCCCCTGCGCGCCGGCATCGACGAGCGGGACCAGTGGGTTTGGCGCGTCGCCCGGCATATTGAGCACAGGGAAGTCGGCGGCTCGACGCTTCCACGGCTTCCTCTCAAAACGCTGATGCGCTTCCGCTGGTACGTCACGGCGCTCGGCGACTTCGCGGAGCACGACATTGACATTATCTCGTCACGCGAACTGGCGGACAAGGTGGGGGTAGGCGCCCCGATGGTTCGCAAGGACCTTTCCTATGTCGGCGACCTGGGCACGCCCGGGCTCGGGTATCAGGTCTCTTATCTTCAGGAGCGCCTCCATCAGCTTCTGGAGCACCAGACGTGCCTGCTGGCGTGGGTAGGGGCAGAATGGCTCAGTAACCTTCTAACAACATTCGCGCCCGCCGTTGACCTCAACTTCCGGATCGTCGCGGCTTTCGACACACGGCCGGAGTGGATCGGAAAGAAGGTTGGGCAATGGGAAGTGCTGCCTCTGTCCGATCTCGGCGCGGTCTTTTCAAACGGCAACGTCGATGGCGCGGTCCTGGCGCTGCCGGAGTTCGCCTCCAGAGTCGCCGACGAATTGGTTGAAGCGGGCGCGAGGGGCATCCTGAACATGACGCCATCTACACTGTCACTGCCCCCGCATGTCAGCGTGCGGCAGGTTGACCTCGTAGGCGAGATGATGGCCCTGGCGATGACGGTCAGCGACGATACCCGGCTTCCGCGCACTCGACAGCCCGCCCGGCCGTTCGGCGCCCGTGCCGCCGGCCGGCAGTCGCCCGCGGCAGTCTCGGCGATGCCTGAGTTAACGCGTCAGAGCCAGTGA
- a CDS encoding metalloregulator ArsR/SmtB family transcription factor yields MKDSTESNTQSLIPMDALTTVTPMLRAVAHPIRLRILDYLRNEGEARTVSQIEEACGAQQAVVSQQLRILKDQGVLGSQRQGNFVFYSIATPSVLLILDCIRQHNAGASC; encoded by the coding sequence ATGAAAGACAGTACCGAATCGAACACTCAATCCCTGATCCCGATGGACGCCCTGACCACCGTGACGCCAATGCTGCGGGCGGTGGCCCACCCAATTCGGCTGCGGATCCTCGATTATCTGCGTAATGAAGGCGAGGCGCGTACGGTCAGCCAGATTGAGGAGGCATGCGGCGCGCAGCAGGCTGTTGTGAGCCAGCAATTGCGCATCCTCAAGGACCAGGGCGTCCTCGGTTCACAGCGCCAGGGCAATTTCGTCTTCTACAGCATCGCCACCCCCAGCGTCCTTCTCATCCTCGACTGCATCCGGCAACACAATGCCGGCGCTTCCTGCTAG
- a CDS encoding DUF302 domain-containing protein, translating into MEPLEAAYGKMGITTSVVDSIENTSSRVKAALKEEGFGVLTEINVAQTLKDKLGVDFRPYVILGACNPSLAYRSLTTNPAMGLMLPCNVVIEQREGMCIVSAMDPEAGIAAFGAEELKPVADEAKERLTRVIAAVAGH; encoded by the coding sequence ATGGAACCGCTTGAAGCCGCGTATGGGAAAATGGGAATTACGACCTCCGTGGTCGATTCGATCGAGAACACATCCTCCCGGGTGAAGGCCGCGCTGAAAGAAGAGGGGTTCGGCGTGCTGACAGAAATCAATGTGGCCCAGACGCTTAAGGATAAGCTGGGCGTCGACTTCCGTCCGTACGTTATCCTCGGCGCATGCAATCCCAGTCTCGCCTATCGGTCGCTCACAACGAACCCGGCGATGGGACTGATGCTGCCGTGCAACGTGGTGATCGAACAGCGGGAGGGAATGTGCATCGTTTCCGCGATGGACCCCGAAGCTGGCATCGCCGCGTTCGGCGCTGAAGAGCTCAAGCCGGTCGCCGATGAGGCGAAAGAGCGCCTCACGAGGGTTATCGCCGCGGTCGCCGGCCACTAG
- a CDS encoding cytochrome c3 family protein, whose protein sequence is MFWKRIKDALKAGAKPFGKVAPPLRTFMAKRKRPLIYVSIPLALWLAFYVFAEGGLEWYTGIRNGPLKYSSVQTLTPDEFDALADSLVRGAREADAAKLSENSKDPVVRQERERLLLQTASFRSAGNRYPHIEYFRRAGIRSYTGPETCLKCHQTMKVNGPDGNVHQVDTMDDVMDTSHFQFQRMVAGFSTVGYDGRVVDGAGTRPVPVGKIDRACGIPGSFSWTGWASLVKSKPASAGGKVVMRSEGCGQCHIGGNYHPATELMLPAFKIPTATKHGLDCLICHSDTYDMNYRHVIKDNVGMRWDQDRTMRAALTVGRPTAKSCLRCHQHNMGGDVYAHNVASRSLGFTNSRLLHDGAKRGNPFAAEDDVHAKANMNCLDCHRPQGHKIPRGSLGTDLVSNDLPGKAVSCESCHTTAPHTKNPLTRVILNGHSARVACETCHIKSLQARSVVLRDWVHPTFDKREGVYVPTDIYRNGQAGKGLQFLWFNGYGTFLANALGDNPLGGTAYNPLMNQITRLSNPAIRKEVLASNRAFFVANKLDPSTYLTAPLDTLTQLSPEMRATRASVVEQNLRPTMDRFPSKIYPFKMFNAYMYEDMGNQGPFGAMIMPFDYATYYETGDSRKAMEVAVSNPMVKRMYQAPFKYYMMDEFMKYFGVGVWNPNYPLDPRYRKNLQPHWMRQMGTLMVNHGIQKEGRACQECHSPNGIMDFKALGYSPAKVQDLTHLRELKWIDQAKKQMAAR, encoded by the coding sequence ATGTTCTGGAAACGGATTAAGGACGCTCTGAAGGCGGGGGCGAAACCATTTGGCAAGGTCGCGCCGCCCCTTCGGACGTTTATGGCAAAGCGAAAGCGGCCGTTGATTTACGTCTCCATCCCGCTGGCGCTGTGGCTGGCATTTTACGTCTTCGCAGAGGGCGGGCTGGAATGGTACACAGGGATCAGGAACGGTCCGCTGAAGTACAGCAGCGTGCAAACGCTTACGCCGGATGAGTTCGATGCGCTGGCGGACAGCCTTGTGCGCGGCGCCCGCGAGGCCGATGCCGCCAAGCTATCGGAGAATTCGAAAGACCCCGTCGTGCGCCAGGAACGTGAGCGCCTGTTGCTCCAAACGGCGTCCTTCCGTTCTGCGGGCAATCGCTACCCGCATATCGAGTACTTCCGACGGGCCGGCATCCGCTCCTACACCGGGCCGGAAACCTGCCTGAAGTGCCATCAGACGATGAAGGTCAACGGGCCGGACGGCAACGTCCATCAGGTAGACACGATGGACGACGTGATGGACACCTCCCACTTCCAGTTCCAGAGAATGGTCGCCGGTTTCTCGACCGTTGGTTACGACGGCCGCGTTGTGGACGGGGCTGGAACCCGGCCCGTGCCGGTCGGCAAAATCGACCGGGCATGCGGCATCCCTGGGAGTTTCTCGTGGACCGGCTGGGCGTCCCTGGTGAAGAGCAAGCCGGCATCGGCCGGCGGCAAAGTCGTGATGCGGAGTGAGGGTTGCGGCCAGTGCCACATCGGCGGCAACTACCACCCGGCGACGGAACTGATGCTTCCGGCGTTCAAGATTCCGACGGCTACGAAGCACGGACTGGACTGCCTCATCTGCCACTCGGACACTTACGATATGAACTATCGCCACGTGATCAAGGACAACGTGGGGATGCGCTGGGATCAGGACCGGACGATGAGAGCGGCGCTGACGGTGGGGCGGCCGACCGCCAAATCGTGCCTGCGGTGCCACCAGCATAACATGGGCGGCGATGTCTATGCCCACAACGTGGCCTCGCGGTCGTTGGGATTCACCAACTCTCGTCTCCTCCACGACGGGGCGAAACGCGGAAATCCGTTCGCGGCCGAGGACGACGTGCACGCGAAGGCGAACATGAACTGCCTCGACTGCCACCGGCCGCAGGGTCACAAGATCCCGCGCGGCAGCCTGGGCACCGATCTGGTGTCGAACGACCTGCCGGGCAAGGCCGTGTCGTGCGAATCATGTCACACGACGGCGCCCCACACGAAGAACCCGCTCACCCGAGTGATCCTGAATGGGCACAGTGCGCGCGTAGCCTGCGAGACCTGCCACATCAAGAGTCTCCAGGCCAGGAGCGTTGTGCTGCGGGATTGGGTGCACCCGACGTTCGACAAGCGGGAGGGTGTGTACGTTCCCACCGACATCTACCGGAACGGACAGGCCGGCAAGGGCCTCCAGTTCCTGTGGTTCAACGGCTATGGAACGTTCCTTGCCAACGCGCTGGGCGACAATCCGTTGGGTGGCACGGCGTACAATCCCCTGATGAACCAGATTACCCGGCTGTCCAACCCGGCGATCCGCAAGGAAGTACTGGCGTCCAACCGCGCGTTTTTCGTGGCGAACAAACTGGATCCATCCACGTATCTGACAGCGCCGCTGGACACGTTGACACAGTTGAGCCCGGAGATGCGTGCGACGCGGGCATCCGTGGTCGAACAGAACCTTCGCCCAACTATGGACAGGTTCCCGAGCAAAATCTACCCGTTCAAGATGTTCAACGCCTACATGTACGAAGACATGGGCAACCAGGGACCGTTCGGGGCGATGATCATGCCGTTTGACTACGCCACCTACTACGAAACGGGAGATTCCCGCAAAGCAATGGAGGTGGCCGTGAGCAACCCCATGGTGAAGCGGATGTACCAGGCGCCGTTCAAGTACTACATGATGGACGAGTTCATGAAGTACTTCGGCGTGGGCGTGTGGAACCCGAACTACCCGCTGGATCCGCGATACCGGAAGAACCTGCAGCCGCACTGGATGCGCCAGATGGGCACACTGATGGTGAATCATGGCATCCAGAAGGAAGGCCGCGCGTGCCAGGAATGCCACAGCCCGAACGGGATCATGGACTTCAAGGCGCTCGGATACAGCCCCGCCAAGGTCCAGGATTTGACCCATCTGCGCGAACTCAAGTGGATTGACCAGGCGAAGAAACAGATGGCGGCGAGGTAG